One Citrus sinensis cultivar Valencia sweet orange chromosome 5, DVS_A1.0, whole genome shotgun sequence genomic window, CTTGGTGACTGCCTTCACTCATCATCGGCTGCTGCAATCAATTTATGGAGGTAGTTTGCTTCATCAATTggaaatttatttgtgttgattatgaatttgtgaagaTTTAGCTGCCATTACGTTAATTTGTGTTGACTATTTGTTAAAACTTGGGGTTGGAAATTgtagaatgttgttttgttgtttaatAATTGCGGATgattatgcaagaaaatattatttgcaaCAGGCATATGAGTGCAGAGGATGTTCAGCAGAAATACAATTTTCTAACTTTGATGCGGCTGCAAACtttgatttataaaaaaccaatatatttttcatgtctattacaaagttaatatGAAGCACGGTATACATAAATACACTACAATCAAAGACACAGTTGGTATTGTGTTAATTTCTATTGAGACTACTGGGCAAGTGAGGACGGTGAGAATGGAGGGAGAATCGACGGGGTGAGATTTGTAGAGAGTACCAACTGCCAAGAGACCCACggtgagagagaaagagagagagagagcagacgatctcacaaagaaagagaAACGGTAGAGAGAGTTCAAAGCAGTGAGATTTGCGTGAGAGGTTGTGCGCGTGTTGTGCGAGCTATGTGTGTGTCATGTGAGATGGGGCTACAAAGACATTTTATAGCGCACccaaaacgcaccgtttggTGCTTATTGTGGTAGgagtgtcatttttctttttaaaagaaattgtgaaatcattaatcaataaattcgTGAAAAGTTGgagaaatatatatagagtTATGCTTACTTAGTTAAGATACATACAAGTATATATTGAGTTATGTTTTACTTAGCTAAGATACATATTAAGTATTCTGTCTGAGTAAGATATACATAAGACATTGTCAATAGTTGAAAGGGTTGCATTTTAAAAAGGAATTATGATCGAGACATTGTGATCATAAttgagagaaataaaataaaaataagttcatacaaaatttttgatcTACCCATTAGCAGGGTCCtaatttcaattctaattgaggtgatattcatttattagatggtaggatattaattttttactaattataaaattcaatatcTAAATGACATATAAAGTTAGGACTCACATTGAGACTAAACGGTTGGGATCTATTATTTGTTCCAGTAAACAGAATCCTAAAAGCCTCTCAAAATTGTTTACATTATCATCGCTGCCATTCCTTATTGCCATGGATTGCAGAGATGAGTTGACCAAATCTCCTCTTCTTTCCATGAAGAATCTCAAAGATGATGAGTTAGAGCATGAGTATGAGCAGCTACTTCTTTGCTTGAAGCTTTATCTCGACAAGTCTGAATCCAATGTCTTGGTACGTACAGTGCTGACAAAAAACAACTGTACTTAGAGTCCATTTTTATCGCGTTCATCCAATTAACAAGGTTAAAACAGGCTTGACGTACAATTGCTTTTGTTAAACTGTGCATGAGGCCTTCTGGCACGATttctaaatgataaaataaaagagaaatcaTCTTCCTGCTTTTCTCTGTATCCATTCAATCTCTAGAAAGGATTCCTAATCCTCAACTTTTCAAGGAATCCTTTATCAAGAATTGTGAATGATTGATTTTTCATAATCTTGTTTATGAGTTATCACATCAGCTTAGTTATTAATGTTGAACATAATGACGCTGTTATAAATTTAGACtcaaattgaaattcatttaaaagtaCTGTTGtttcacaataatttaaaatttaatcttcATGCTTGGCTACAATGTTTCAGGAGGGTGACATCAAAAACCGTGCTATTCGTCCGCCGTCAAAGAAGGCATGTATCTTTATGCTTCAATTGAAtaaaaaggggggaaaaaaagaaaaaaactgtatacaaaaaactataaatttctttgtatttcttttaaaatatccaacaTATGTACGTATTTAtacttcaatttcaattttttttccctttaattcATCTGCAGATTGCGATTGATTATTCACCTCCCCTATCTTACATATTTATACATGGATGGCAAGCTTTTGCTTCCTGTTTTATCACTTGGGCCCAGTACCTGGTGTTTCTACTCTTGATCATAAGCTTGTGTAATGTAGATGAGGAGATTGTGAAAGATGTGCCCTCGCCAGAAGCGTAAATTCTTTTATGTTCTTGTGTTTGTGGGTTTTTTTTGGGGAATCATCCAATTAAATTTCACTAGCATTCAGTTAACTTCTCGTTGTGATGAGGCTGAATTGAAGCTGCTTAGAGCCATTAACACCGAAACCCATAAACTTGTTTTGCGTAAAAAGAGATCAGAGGTAAGTTTTTGTGGGTCGTGCTCATGTACAGATTCACAATTTTACATCGATGTGAAAATTTCGATTTGTTCTTTACATCGATGTAACAACATAAGTCCACACATCTTTATATGAGTCTGTCAATTCATGTTAATATTAGATGTCTCAATTCATGTTAATATTAGAtgtctctctcttttttttttatcagatAAATAAAGGTGAGAAAATAGATTCGATGGATGTACTTGTGTTTATGGAGAAGAGACGCTATTTGTGCAAATGCAATGCAAGTCGAAGCAAGGTAATTATATgcataaaaattagtttataaaTGTTCTAATCAATGATTCCTGACATATTAAATtcaggaaaaacaaaaaacatagACTCCAGTGCAAtgtattttattctctaattaatatattgaaatatatGTTCTTTTGTCTCTTTTAACTTAGTCCTAACTTTTATATAATCAGAGATCCCTGATTAGAAGCTTATtctatgttaataataatattattattgttaaagaATATATCGTCTTTGTTGTATATTTGTTTCAGTTGCGCAGTGAATATCAACTGACAAACAATGTGAAAGAAGCATCAATTGATGTTATAggtgttgatgctgaaatctgctcgccctttgaccgaccagattctttcaccaacgtttGTGTTATCTGTTGTTGCTCGTTCACTGGAACTGGAATCGTCCCCCTTCCTCTCAATAGACCTGCGCTCACTAAAaacggatcagagacgccggtggttttgccggcgtaaaccctccgatgcctaagttagctcaaggtgtttacgggaaaacaatATGATTTGGGTTCAAGAAGTTTATCTGAAATTCGTAGGACAATGGTCTGgttgcaatttggcagcgttttcccTCTCTCAGTTTTTCTGTCCTTTTCTCCGTTGagttccttttcttttatagccgctgtCCCCACCTTTCCGTTTGCCCTTCATCCCCCCCTTTTTCGGGTAGTGGCAGCCCCTCACGGGACTCTAACCGTTGCATTGTCGCAAACGTGGGGACTTACGTGTCCTTCAacggttctgggaaaagcgTAACGGCCGCGATTCTGTGTTCTGGGAACAGCGTAACGGCCGCGGTTCTGTGGGATCGTGTTCCCGCTTTCTGGGGGACAGGTATCGGCTCGGTGTATACCTCTGGTCGGTACATTCCCCTAGCAGGGGTTCCCCTCTGGTCGGTTTATGCTTGTCCCTGTGTTCGGCTCGTACCATAGGCTGAGGTGATCCACGCCGGGGTGGAAATAATAGCATGACCGACCTGGTGCTTGTATTTACTTAACaccagtcccccagtttctggtcttGCGAGTGAAATGAGTCAAGAGTAGAAACTGATAGTCGGATCTTATCCATTCTGGGGTTTTTCCTCTGGTCTTCTGTCTAATGGGACGGATCTGagatatcatttttcttctgaGGAGATTCCGACCTGAGCATGGGCCTAAATGAACACGCGCCCATTGCATATCTGGGCTTACATCTACCCTGGCCTTTTGTAACGGTTAGTGACGTGGCATCTCCAGACTCttcgtatttgaaatttgaaacgacGGGTTATCTGTCCTCGATGTACGGTGAGTGAGCTGGCGTCTCCATCACTTTAAATGCCTTCGTTTCCCCCTTTTCGTTTCAAATCCCTAGACTCACATCGTCATCGTTTTGTTACTCGTCTCTCCGTCGTTACTTAACCCCCTCTCTGAACTTTGCTTACACTTCTCGTGCCTGGAGTATCCACTTGCTGGATTTTTTCTCTATCACGGCCGCGCCATCAGTGACAGTTCAATCCAGGTATTGCTTTTAACTTCTCCtctggttgttgttgattggGTTCTGTGTTGCCTTCTTTGTGTCCATATACTCAAgttttctctattttcttttgggattcCGATATGTCAAACCGGAGAGGAAAGTTGATTGCTGATGAGAGTGATGAAGAATCGGAGAGTTCAGGCCTCAACGTGCCAATACCCACCGATTTTTTAGGTCCCTCCAGTAGTGTAGGTCCTCCCCATGGTAGGGATACCCTTCAGTACCCACGACCCTTGGTTGTCTCTCCCTCCCCCGAACAAGAGCTTGTAGGGAATAGAGGTGGACCTGCGTCGGGTTCTGGTGATAATCACAGCTACGGTGGGGTTGGGGTCCTTGAAGGAGTTGGCGATGGTGAGGGGAGTAGTTCCGGACCGAGCAGACCCCCTCAGAGAAGGCACCTTGGTCATAGGGTGGAGGCGGATTCCTACCCTATTGACTTCACAGCTTGTGCGACCACCCAAACTGATTTGTCCAAGCTGAGGAACCTTTACAACATTCCTCCGGAGGTTCTCTTGGTAGTTCCTGGGAAAGGTGACGTTCCCAGTCGGCCTCCGCGGGGGTATGTGACGATGCATCTGGAGAGCTTCAAATTAGGAGCTCGGCTACCCCTTCAACGCTATTTTGCTAAGATACTGGGTGGTATGCACCTGGCCCCAGGTCAGCTATACCCCAACGGTTGGAGGGTTCTCTCGGCTATGTATGTGTTGTGGGAGAGGTGTGGATCAGAGGAGCCCTCCCTTGTTGAAGTGAAACATCTGTATCAGCTGCGGAGCAGCCCAAGGGAGGCGGGCTGGTACTACTTCATGTCCAGTTCTGCGAAGAGAAAGCCAATCACCGGTTTTCCCTCCTCGTGcaaaaattagaagaacaaattcttctttgttgGGGAAAATTGGTGTCCAGCACTCCGTTCGTTGGGTGGTGATATTTACGTTCCAACGCAGTTTGTCACCCCAGGTCGTTCATTTTTTGCCTATATTCTTAATTAGATTGCTACTTATTGAGTTCTTTAACCTTCTGTGCTATTTCAGAGTCGTGGGGTCTGATCGGGGGGCTTGAAGATCGGCCTTTGCTTCAGGTGGAAACGGCTCTCTTGAACGCGTCTACCTGCCAAGACCTCCTGTCACCAACAAGTTTGGTCGGCTCGGGCTTAGTGGACATAGCTGTCGGGATGGATAACAAGATCCTCAGCGCGATGAGCAGGAAGCGTGGTCGGGGCCCGAGTAGCTCCAGCaaccctcctcctcctccgaAGAAACCCAGCGTCGGTCCTTCCAAGGCGCTTGTTCCTGCTCTGCCCCCTCCTCCACCTCGTAAGAGTGGTGGGGAGAAAACCTCCGACAAGAATCCTGAGGTCAGCTTGCAGTTTGAGGACCGATCTTCTCCTCTTCCATCTCGGGATCAAGGTGACTACCTGAGCCCATATCAGAAGGATTATAAAAAGTCGGTTGGGCCCAAGATGGTGAAGGACATCAAGAGCATGAGCCTCTCCGAGTTGGCCGCTTCTGTTCAGAGAGTCTCCTTCAGGCTGGCCACAATGGTCACGTGCTACAAGACCTGGTCCGCTCGTCATGAGAAGAAGCTCCAGGCTGATAACCaagagttgaaaaagaaagttgaaTCTGCTGACCGCTCCAAGGAGAAACTGGCTGAGCTGAactgtaacaccctaggcgaataccacatcggcaaagcacgggagagatgctgggtttataaggggtgatccacaccttaattggcaagacgcgttttggggtgtatgggcgccccaagaacaaatccgtgcgggccttgttaaggcccaaagcggacaatatcttgccaggtctgggttgggtcatgacatgaACAAACAGCTTACGGAGCTTGAGGAGAAAGTTGCTGTTGCTGAGTCCACTTCCTCCAAGCTTGAGGGTGAGTTGGGTGACCTGAGATCTGATCTTCAGGCTACTCAAATTGAAAGGGATACTCTGAGGGCTGCCCTTGAGGGGGAAATCAAATCCTTGGGTGAGCAGCTGGCTGAGGAGAAAGGCAAATCCGCTGATGTGGACGATCGGCTGGATGCCGAGTATGACTCTGGGGTTGCCTTCTCCTATAAGTGCATCATGTTTGTGCTTAAGGAAGAATATCCCGAGCTGGACATGAGCAAGCTGGAGGCTGGAGTGGAGAGGTACATGGCTGGGGTCGGCCAGGGAGATAAGGAGCAAGGTGAGCAGAATCAGGTGGAGGCTCCTTTAGATGAGGCGCAGGAGGGGGGGGATGGGGGACGTGCTTTTGAAATGGGACAAGGATCCATGCCGCCTCCTCCCAGTATTGCTGATCCTCCACCTCCTGGGACAACTGATCCTTCACCTGCTGAAACCGTTGACCCTCCTAATCCTTAGGTCTATTTTTGTATAGACTTTAGATTTTCATTAGTTTTGTAACCAACtgaacattaataaattttcagatGCTCTTTATTGGCTCCCTTGTCTAATGTCTACTCATAGACTGTTTCTGCAAAATAATTGCACAACTTATCTGATCTTGCCTGCTGGTTCCTTAGTAGACCGAGTAGGTGTAGGTatttacttgccttagtaaactTCTCGCggaattagctgctggtctttcgttgaccgagcaggaacaggcactttgttgccttagtagaattttcgaagctttagctgctggtcttcgttggtcgagcagaaacaggcactttgttgccttagtagaattttcgaagctttagctgctggtcttcgttgaccgagcagaaacatgcactttgttgccttagtagaatttttaaaattttagctgctggtcttcgttgaccgagcagaaacaggcactctgttgccttagtagaattttcgaagctttagctgctggtcttcgttgaccgagcagaaacaggcactctgttgccttagtagaattttcgaagctttagctgctggtcttcgttgaccgagcagaaacaggcactctgttgccttagtagaattttcgaagctttaactgctggtcttcgttgactgagcagaaacaggcactCATTTGCCTTAGTGAACTTTCGAgaatttagctgctggtcttcgttgaccgagcagaagtgAGCACTTACTCGCTTTAGtagattagctgctggtctttcgtttgaccgagcagaagcgggcactttcttgccttagtagattagctgctggtctttcgttagACCGAGCAGAAGCGGGCACTTTCTTGCCTTAGTAAGATTTTTGTGGGCTTATTAACCGGGGGATTCCATActgaattcatctttattgaaatttgaatgcgttacaaaaatacaaaatatatgcatgtgcACCAAGCCACCATGCATTTGACAAATATAACTTATCAAATTGAAGATTTAGTAGAGTATTTTGCTTACCGCAACTTCCTCCAGTTACTCAACAGGCTCTTGGCGGCCCTTTTTAGAGTCTCCTCGATTATCTAGAGAGGTAACCTGCAGCGTCTCCTTGGCCGCTGTAGCATAACAACTCCTTGCCATCCTCTGGTCGCCTTTTACTACGCCAACCACCCCATTTACTCTGTATTTCAGTGCCAAGTAATGCGTGGATACAACGCATTGGCTTATCCTCATGAATGGTCTCCCCAGtatcatctggtaagggctTCTTTCCTCTACCACGACAAAATCCAGCATCATTGTTCTTTCAAATGACTTTATCCCCATAGTAATTGGGAGTTCGATGATCCCCATGGGAGTTAACCGTCCCCCTCCAAATCCCTTTAAGGATGTATTTGTCCGCTCCAATTTCAAGTCTGCGATCCCCATATCATATAGAGCCGACTTAAACAGGATGTCTACTGAGCTGCCCGTGTCTACCAGTATTCGCTGCAATTCTGTACCGGCCACCTTTGCCTTAATCACCAAGGCATCCTCCTGAGGATACAAAATACCCTCTTCGTCATCTTCCGTCCACATAATAGGAACTTGCCGCACTTTTGCTCTTTTGGCTGCCGGTAAATTCAGAAGCACCTCTTTGCCAGCCATGGCGTATCTCCCATAGTTTTTCCGTGCTCTGTTTGAATCCCCGGCCAATGTTGGCCCTCCTGCTATCACACGGATGGTCGGCTGTTCTCGTTCTAGACTCCTCTCAACTCCTTCATCCCGTATGTACTCTGACTCAATGACAGGGGACACTCCGTCTACATACTCATCCAAGTATCGGTTCCTTACTAAATCTTCCACCTGAATCTTCAGGTCACGACATTGGCTGATTGTGTGACCGTGAGTGTCGTGGAATTTGCAGAATCTGTTCTTATCCCGTCGATGAGCCGGTTTTGTTATTGGGGCTGGAGGGTATAGCAGGCCTCTTCCCTCGATCCTCTCATGTAGTTCCTCCATGGAGATCTTTAATGGAGTGTATTGTCTATAGGCCGAGCTCTGATCTATTAGCTGAACTGATCGGCTATCATGAATGTCACCTCGGGCTGTCCCAGTTGCTAATTAATCTAATCGACTAGCCCTGGAATCGGTTGCATGTAATGTTCTGGGAGTGTTGTGATAGGGGTGGGCAGCCATCTGCCGGAATTCTCGCTGCCGCTCTGGGATTGGGGGGCGTGGAGGTTGAGCCCGGCTGTGTTGGAACTGTTGTGCTCTCGGAGTTATGGGGTAAGGGCGGGACCGAGCTGATGTTCCGCCCATCCCTGAAGATTCTCCAGTTCGCTTTCCCAACCCGCTCCCTTTCGGGGCTCTCCGCTCCTTCCGCCTCAGCTCTTCTAGCTGTTCACTTTTTAGTCTTGCTGATTTCTCctcttcaatttcaatatcTCGTCTCGCCTGCTCATACCCTGCTGAATAATTCTGCACCAGGGGGCTTCTCAGGTTACACCATAGCCGGCCTATCCTCACACCCTCCTTTAAACCCCTCAACGCCTGCGGGTGATTGAAAGCTCCCAAATCAAGTACGGCTCGGTGGTATCGCTTTACAAAATCCCGTAGGGACTCGTGCTCCTCCTGTTTCATCCCCATCAGTTGCATCATGTCGTCCTCTGGGGCTACTGCCCCTCGGAACTGCTCGGCCAACTCCTGACACATCTGCTCATACCCCTTTAtacttcctcggggcagctTGCGGTACCATTCTCGAGCTCGTCCCTCTAGCGTCAACGGGAACGCCCTGCACCTCTGAGCTGGTGTCAGCCCCTGCACACCTGTCATGTCGTTGAAACGCTCAATGTGCACCAGTGGATCACTTCGCCCGGAGTATTTGAGGTCGGGGAAACGGAAATCTCTTGGGATTATGGTACCCATGATCTCAGCTGATAGCGGAGATTCTTCAtctagcattatcctccagctCGGGGGTTTCCTCTTACCTTGTATCTCCTCTATCACTTGCGCTAGTCTGCGCACCTCTCCCTCCAATTCTACAGCACGGTCAGGATTACGTGCAGCTATCTGATCTCGCTCCTGCTCGGCATTTTGCAACCGCTGTCTGAGCTCTCCTTCATCAGCGTTGACTCCTCGGCCATCAGCTCCCGGTACTTGCCTGGGGCGAGGTTGGTTCCTCCCTTCGTCTACTTGTTCTCCAGGAATCCAACCAGTGCTTCTGTGGGGATGAACCCCATAAGGTTGGTCCGCTGGCGGAGGGATCTCCTCGACTCTATGCCTCCGGATGTTGGGCTCTGCTCCCATATCATCTCTCCCCACGGGGATTTCGCGATCCCTTCTCCGCTCATCTCTTAGCTCATTCAGTATGGTGGCGAGAGTCTCCATTTGCCTCTCCATCTGTTCTAATCGATCTTGCGTCACCCTCTCTCGGGCTTCATTTGCAATTTCCCGAAGGGTGATTGTTTCCCCCGATTCGTTATCCTCCCTCAAAGCGTCCTTCCTTGACAAATCCATGTCTACTTGTTCTCTGTCTCTCCGGTAAGTGCTAATTCGGTGGTAGCTTTTTATCCcgatccccacagacggcgccaaaatgttgatgctgaaatctgctcgccctttgaccgaccagattctttcaccaacgtttGTGTTATCTGTTGTTGCTCGTTCACTGGAACTGGAATCGTCCCCCTTCCTCTCAATAGACCTGCGCTCACTAAAaacggatcagagacgccggtggttttgccggcgtaaaccctccgatgcctaagttagctcAAGGTGTTTATGGGAAAACAATGTGATTTGGGTTCAAGAAGTTTATCTGAAATTCGTAGGACAATGGTCTGgttgcaatttggcagcgttttcccTCTCTCAGTTTTTCTGTCCTTTTCTCCGTTGagttccttttcttttatagccgctgtCCCCACCTTTCCGTTTGCCCTTCATCCCCCCCTTTTTCGGGTAGTGGCAGCCCCTCACGGGACTCTAACCGTTGCATTGTCGCAAACGTGGGGACTTACGTGTCCTTCAacggttctgggaaaagcgTAACGGCCGCGATTCTGTGTTCTGGGAACAGCGTAACGACCGCGGTTCTGTGGGATCGTGTTCCCGCTTTCTGGGGGACAGGTATCGGCTCGGTGTATACCTCTGGTCGGTACATTCCCCTAGCAGGGGTTCCCCTCTGGTCGGTTTATGCTTGTCAGGGGTTCCCCTCTGGTCGGTTTATGCTTGTCCCTGTGTTCGGCTCGTACCATAGGCTGAGGTGATCCACGCCGGGGTGGAAATAATAGCATGACCGACCTGGTGCTTGTATTTACTTAACAATAGG contains:
- the LOC127902323 gene encoding uncharacterized protein LOC127902323; the protein is MSNRRGKLIADESDEESESSGLNVPIPTDFLGPSSSVGPPHGRDTLQYPRPLVVSPSPEQELVGNRGGPASGSGDNHSYGGVGVLEGVGDGEGSSSGPSRPPQRRHLGHRVEADSYPIDFTACATTQTDLSKLRNLYNIPPEVLLVVPGKGDVPSRPPRGYVTMHLESFKLGARLPLQRYFAKILGGMHLAPGQLYPNGWRVLSAMYVLWERCGSEEPSLVEVKHLYQLRSSPREAGWYYFMSSSAKRKPITESWGLIGGLEDRPLLQVETALLNASTCQDLLSPTSLVGSGLVDIAVGMDNKILSAMSRKRGRGPSSSSNPPPPPKKPSVGPSKALVPALPPPPPRKSGGEKTSDKNPEVSLQFEDRSSPLPSRDQGDYLSPYQKDYKKSVGPKMVKDIKSMSLSELAASVQRVSFRLATMVTCYKTWSARHEKKLQADNQELKKKVESADRSKEKLLTELEEKVAVAESTSSKLEGELGDLRSDLQATQIERDTLRAALEGEIKSLGEQLAEEKGKSADVDDRLDAEYDSGVAFSYKCIMFVLKEEYPELDMSKLEAGVERYMAGVGQGDKEQGEQNQVEAPLDEAQEGGDGGRAFEMGQGSMPPPPSIADPPPPGTTDPSPAETVDPPNP
- the LOC127902324 gene encoding uncharacterized protein LOC127902324, producing MEELHERIEGRGLLYPPAPITKPAHRRDKNRFCKFHDTHGHTISQCRDLKIQVEDLVRNRYLDEYVDGVSPVIESEYIRDEGVERSLEREQPTIRVIAGGPTLAGDSNRARKNYGRYAMAGKEVLLNLPAAKRAKVRQVPIMWTEDDEEGILYPQEDALVIKAKVAGTELQRILVDTGSSVDILFKSALYDMGIADLKLERTNTSLKGFGGGRLTPMGIIELPITMGIKSFERTMMLDFVVVEERSPYQMILGRPFMRISQCVVSTHYLALKYRVNGVVGVVKGDQRMARSCYATAAKETLQVTSLDNRGDSKKGRQEPVE